Proteins found in one Oncorhynchus mykiss isolate Arlee chromosome 17, USDA_OmykA_1.1, whole genome shotgun sequence genomic segment:
- the LOC110485492 gene encoding uncharacterized protein LOC110485492, with protein MTLSSKLSVCCLDEAGEIMEDYEKFIQRRLYELKRKDSNDNNKNQRRTLESPCTRHGSSAIRFHGSPILPPLLTGVQREEMQRHREAAKRTMDRRKTRPSETRMSYVQNILHSVQLRQAPTLEEFFQGEPGLTAANTTNLHHSNVRQVLASQDDDVTETKDSLPGSSSPPTLTVMHDGKAGVRGPPMTLTAYGAFTTNHLTTLHNTTTVRETFLDKLVCDPMTPSLARETTTHTNQVVPQTETRTRERPGCDQDKTTNAECVLEEDLGSGGATGDPLADISHQSSGYVTCENAEATWVLSRTEAGESILSGPEEGTPVGMGGVLLHSTSDTNTTKACNIISHPPVDAEDLEEGSSPCDDDLITGRPADEASVTSSWCNDVIPDYLEEALVTWPLQSSDITPPVEDRRASHPGKKCSTANIVTFPQHQASLSLSDLPEPKIVVTCPQAEASTPDLCKPDQNQIQASDLDLDRPQGPYRLSLQTLLKKSQAALERPKPGRNQPGSEPKSQAGDVDLDPEPEAGPYRLSLQTLLKKSQEHRRRQRQLKNQAKASTCPTRTQEASTHQKMEEEMSFSDKENEEFLQSGRGVAEGRKTRDRDLRKDHLGMGVQFSGPPPLEIFPKEAWVQREEEKARSSIVERMGLEKGCREGILKELEAGNGPSHLVGLEEDTQSPPGVDIDASSAVEDIQLHLSPDIQLHLSPDIQLHLSPDVTAAPSTLMENLPHPISADASITQKSFYLVWEKSSTLPRPSSLGGSRFQTVPTPEFSMSPIRCKSKGDSGGGGRGTPKRQILVNTPLNVDNEVGSVTGQENDAWDQRHLHRAPLVAGGCTTPMRRSSDQAEQIAQLELNLSSLKILISDLESTLTETPESHQTHNNSQTDNNSNLTMEPPHKYMDYHTPESQAESNLTDSEKGRGDGGQRSADKMTVVPCRVQGCDSVPPLVKEVEITVTTGYKKQDGRQQQPLAARLVTSLTQKRRVSDVFRKVPYDVIKVPSEVIKVPSEVIKVRNDVVKIPASHKTPFSVLSDASNNQHQPMEWKSYPEDPAHFQSINQSYDVDTPSGLWLQGGSGSEGSLKGHDPAGKQLTPENGGGGQGGASRAKRRLVMHTTEGNRGGGRREVMDRPHSSTPEAAVRSHSQESQQLKQLQLTHAGQVRALKEEQRRQQQQLLQMLAVRYQLLQSLSFPVSSCPTSSACLGDNTTSLLPLSSIPLSIPLFSPSAGSFLSDPDSPSRSPRCLSVCYGPLVAAAVKGYLTRRLLHTERVGQLLCTIKDTQQFLQSFQPQSPGRDSRQDLVLQERVTLQLRSARYEVQDIFCLSAGDRMQIISWDRQLARDREMRRKTGETGSTRGKTSLSAATQKALERKRGVMMRKAAEGQRGTGAGVVAGQKGPLAGAERQRGTGAGVVAGQKGPLAGAEGTGAGVVAGQKGPLAGAEGNVIKRIRGSFRPNPQRVPKTTQSRRSR; from the exons ATGACACTTTCCTCCAAACTGTCAGTTTGTTGTCTCGACGAGGCGGGTGAAAT AATGGAAGACTATGAAAAGTTCATACAACGCCGACTTTACGAACTGAAAAGGAAGGATAGCAACGACAACAACAAGAACCAACGCCGGACACTGGAATCACCATGTACTCGCCACGGATCATCAGCTATCCGTTTCCATGGCTCACCCATCCTTCCTCCATTG CTCACAGGAGTGCAAAGAGAAGAgatgcagagacacagagaggcagcCAAGAGGACCATGGATAGGAGGAAGACTCGGCCATCTGAGACGAGGATGTCCTACGTTCAGAACATTCTACACAGTGTTCAG CTGAGGCAAGCACCAACACTGGAGGAGTTCTTTCAGGGTGAACCAGGACTAACGGCAGCCAACACCACCAACCTACACCACAGCAATGTCCGCCAGGTTCTAGCGTCGCAGGATGATGATGTCACCGAGACCAAGGACAGCTTGCCGGGGTCGTCCTCCCCACCAACCTTAACTGTCATGCATGATGGGAAAGCAGGCGTCCGAGGTCCTCCCATGACGTTGACAGCCTACGGCGCCTTCACAACAAATCACCTTACAACTCTCCATAACACCACCACTGTGAGGGAGACCTTCCTAGATAAGCTGGTCTGTGACCCAATGACACCTTCTCTAGCTAGAgagacaaccacacacaccaaCCAGGTTGTTCCACAAACAGAGACCCGGACCAGGGAGAGACCAGGATGTGACCAGGATAAGACCACCAATGCTGAGTGTGTTCTGGAGGAGGACCTGGGTTCAGGAGGAGCAACGGGGGATCCTCTAGCTGACATCAGCCACCAGTCTTCTGGGTACGTGACGTGTGAAAACGCGGAGGCCACCTGGGTCCTGAGTCGGACTGAGGCTGGGGAGAGCATTTTGTCAGGGCCTGAGGAGGGGACACCAGTAGGAATGGGGGGGGTTCTCCTACACAGCACCTCGGATACAAACACAACCAAGGCATGTAATATCATCAGCCATCCTCCCGTTGATGCTGAAGATCTGGAGGAGGGGTCGTCCCCGTGTGACGATGACCTCATAACCGGTCGCCCCGCAGATGAGGCGAGCGTGACGTCGTCCTGGTGTAATGACGTCATACCAGACTATTTAGAGGAAGCGTTGGTTACGTGGCCTCTACAGAGCAGCGATATCACACCTCCTGTAGAAGACCGCAGAGCAAGTCACCCAGGAAAGAAGTGTAGCACTGCTAATATTGTGACTTTCCCCCAGCATCAAGCCTCATTATCACTATCAGACCTTCCTGAACCCAAGATTGTAGTGACATGTCCTCAGGCTGAGGCCTCGACACCGGACCTCTGCAAACCAGATCAGAACCAGATCCAGGCGTCAGACTTAGACCTGGACCGACCGCAGGGACCATACCGGCTCAGCCTCCAGACTCTTCTAAAGAAATCCCAGGCCGCTTTGGAACGCCCCAAACCAGGCAGGAACCAGCCAGGATCAGAACCAAAGAGCCAGGCTGGAGATGTAGACTTGGACCCGGAACCAGAGGCAGGGCCGTACCGCCTCAGCCTCCAGACCCTGCTGAAGAAGTCCCAGGAGCACCGGAGACGCCAGCGTCAGCTGAAGAACCAGGCCAAGGCCTCTACTTGTCCTACCAG gaCCCAGGAGGCCTCGACACAccagaagatggaggaggagatgagttTCTCAGACAAGGAGAATGAGGAGTTCCTCCAGTCAGGGAGAGGGGTGGCGGAGGGAAGGAAAACCCGGGACAGGGATTTGAGAAAGGATCATCTGGGAATGGGAGTCCAGTTTTCCGGACCGCCACCACTAGAGATATTCCCTAAGGAAGCGTGGGTTCAACGTGAGGAGGAGAAGGCGAGGTCTAGCATTGTGGAAAGAATGGGACTCGAAAAAGGATGTCGTGAAGGAATATTGAAGGAATTGGAGGCTGGAAATGGCCCTTCACATTTGGTTGGTCTAGAAGAAGACACCCAATCTCCTCCAGGAGTGGACATTGATGCTAGCTCGGCAGTCGAAGACATCCAGCTACACCTCTCACCAGACATCCAGCTACACCTCTCACCAGACATCCAGCTACACCTCTCACCAGACGTCACAGCAGCACCGTCAACGCTAATGGAGAACCTTCCACATCCTATCTCAGCCGATGCCTCCATAACCCAGAAATCATTCTACCTAGTATGGGAGAAGAGCTCTACCCTGCCGAGGCCTTCCTCTCTGGGGGGTAGTAGGTTCCAGACCGTCCCTACCCCCGAGTTTAGTATGAGCCCTATCCGCTGTAAGAGTAAAGGAGACAGTGGGGGAGGAGGGCGTGGCACCCCCAAGAGGCAGATCCTGGTAAACACACCTTTGAATGTAGACAATGAGGTGGGGTCGGTGACTGGGCAGGAAAATGATGCTTGGGACCAAAGGCATCTGCATAGAGCGCCCCTAGTGGCTGGGG GTTGTACAACACCTATGCGTAGGAGCTCAGACCAGGCAGAACAGATAGCTCAGCTGGAGCTCAACCTGTCCAGCCTCAAAATACTGATCTCAGACCTGGAGTCCACACTAACAGAGACACCAGAGAGCCACCAGACACACAACAACAGCCAGACTGATAATAATAGTAACCTTACCATGGAGCCACCACATAAATACATGGACTACCATACACCTGAGAGTCAGGCAGAGAGTAACCTTACTGACAGTGAGAAAGGAAGAGGGGatggaggtcagaggtcagctgATAAGATGACGGTGGTCCCCTGTAGAGTCCAGGGGTGTGACAGCGTACCTCCATTGGTCAAGGAGGTGGAGATCACTGTTACAACAGGTTACAAAAAACAAGATGGTCGCCAGCAGCAGCCTCTTGCAGCGCGCCTCGTCACCTCCCTCACTCAGAAGAGGAGAGTTTCTGACGTGTTCCGGAAGGTTCCATATGATGTCATCAAAGTTCCGTCGGAAGTCATCAAGGTTCCGTCGGAAGTCATCAAGGTTCGGAATGACGTCGTCAAGATTCCAGCATCACACAAAACACCTTTCTCCGTCCTCTCAGACGCCAGTAACAACCAGCACCAGCCAATGGAGTGGAAGAGTTACCCGGAAGACCCCGCCCACTTCCAATCCATCAACCAATCGTATGACGTGGACACACCCTCAGGGCTCTGGCTCCAGGGAGGGTCAGGGTCAGAGGGGTCGTTGAAAGGTCATGACCCCGCGGGGAAGCAGCTGACCCCTGAGAACGGAGGTGGTGGTCAGGGAGGGGCGTCAAGGGCCAAACGTAGACTGGTCATGCACACGACAGAGGGGAACAGGGGAGGAGGACGAAGAGAGGTGATGGACAGGCCTCACTCCAGTACTCCTGAAG CTGCGGTGCGGTCACACAGTCAGGAGAGCCAGCAGCTGAAGCAGCTCCAGCTGACCCATGCAGGCCAGGTCAGAGCCctgaaggaggagcagaggagacagCAGCAACAACTACTGCAG ATGCTGGCCGTACGTTACCAGCTGCTCCAGAGTTTGTCCTTCCCTGTGTCCTCCTGCCCCACATCCAGTGCATGTCTAGGGGACAACacaacctccctcctccccctctcttccatccccctctccatccctctattctcccCCTCAGCAGGATCCTTCCTTTCAGACCCAGACTCCCCCTCACGG tctcccaggtgtctgtctgtgtgttatggTCCCCTGGTGGCAGCAGCAGTGAAGGGATACCTAACCAGGAGGctcctacacacagagagagtgggacagcTGCTATGTACCATCAAG GACACGCAGCAGTTCCTACAGTCCTTCCAGCCCCAGAGCCCTGGGAGAGACAGCAGGCAAGACCTGGTGCTGCAGGAGAGAGTCACactgcag CTCCGCTCGGCGCGTTATGAGGTCCAGGACATCTTCTGTCTGTCAGCAGGAGACAGGATGCAGATCATCAGCTGGGACAGACAGCTggccagggacagagagatgagacgcAAG ACTGGGGAAACGGGGTCGACCAGGGGGAAGACTTCTCTGTCAGCTGCTACACAGAAAGccctggagaggaagagaggagtcaTGAT GAGGAAAGCGGCAGAGGGGCAGAGGGGGACTGGAGCTGGGGTTGTAGCTGGCCAGAAGGGCCCTCTGGCTggggcagagaggcagagggggactGGAGCTGGGGTTGTAGCTGGCCAGAAGGGCCCTCTGGCTGGGGCAGAGGGGACTGGAGCTGGGGTTGTAGCTGGTCAGAAGGGCCCTCTGGCTGGGGCAGAGGGGAACGTCATCAAGCGGATACGTGGGTCTTTTCGACCCAACCCTCAAAGGGTCCCCAAGACCACCCAGTCCCGCAGATCTCGGTGA
- the LOC110485496 gene encoding transcription factor MafG, with translation MEGREMGLKNEWSSEVCSEGGGSRGMSTTNKGNKALKVKREPGENGTTLTDDELVTMSVRELNQHLRGLTKDEILQLKQRRRTLKNRGYAASCRVKRVTQKEELEKQKSQLQQEVDKLASENASMRAELDHLRSKYEALQSFARTVARSPGVGLGVGGQRGGGGVGSVNGPLIPGKVAATSVITIVKSKTDARS, from the exons GTGTGTTCAGAGGGGGGTGGTTCTCGTGGCATGTCGACCACTAATAAGGGAAACAAGGCCTTGAAG gtGAAGAGGGAGCCGGGGGAGAATGGGACCACCCTGACAGATGATGAGCTGGTGACTATGTCCGTCCGGGAGCTCAACCAGCACCTCCGCGGGCTCACCAAGGATGAGATCCTGCAGCTTAAACAGCGCCGGCGCACCCTGAAGAACCGTGGCTACGCCGCCAGCTGCCGGGTCAAACGGGTCACCCAAAAGGAGGAGTTGGAGAAGCAGAAGTCACAGCTTCAACAGGAAGTGGATAAGTTGGCGTCGGAGAACGCCAGCATGAGGGCGGAGCTCGATCACCTGAGGTCGAAGTACGAGGCGCTACAGAGTTTTGCAAGGACTGTGGCGAGGAGCCCGGGAGTGGGGTTAGGGGTCGGGGGtcagaggggaggtggtggggtcGGGTCTGTGAACGGGCCACTCATACCGGGGAAAGTGGCGGCGACGAGTGTCATCACGATAGTGAAGTCGAAAACGGACGCGCGGTCTTAG